The genomic region AATTGTGATCATTTTTTAACAGCAGCACCGATACTAATCTATTCGCTCGAGACATCAGATCTAGAAGAAACAAGAAATGTTCGATTCATTCGGTTCGTAACGAACGCGATGCACCGTTTTTCCGCTTCTTACCTATTGGATAAAAGTTGCTGCTCTGATCTGAGATTAAGAATTCAAAGAGATTGAAAGCGTGCTCCGGGGACGTATCGCAAAACGAGTCTAAAAGCAGCGTCACTATTTGCGTTCTGATATCCTCGTCCCTCTCGTTATTGCTTACCTTCCACATGTTACGACACGTATGAATAATATTACTTTCTGGAAAAGATAGACTATGTCACATCGATCTAGCGAAATCGAATCCATAGTTTCCCAACGTAAACTAAATTTGAAGGATACGCCGAGCAAGAAAGACCTTGGTGATGATAGGTTTGGGAAACCATGGCTCTCGCGGCTCGTAAGACGAATGAGAAGCTGACTCACGCTTGAGAAGGATGAAAGCCTTCATGGGTTTTCGATTCGCTAAATAAATTTCGCCGAAGAGCATCGTAACTGCGGCGTTGAAATTAAGCAAACTACTTTTGTGCTGTATCACGATCTTGATGCTCTTCAACAGTTCGAGCGCTAAAACCCATAGCTCCCTTTCGGCCAGAACAGTCAATATGCATATCGTGACATCGATTAATATTTTGCAAAATGTCGCCGTCGCCCCGGTTTGGACTGTAACGTCcgagaaaaataaaagaaaacgaTGTATCCGGTATGCCAgcctcgaataaaaattcaatgaTCGTTTAGAAAATCGTTTTTATTCCGTAAAATCTTAATACAAAAGCGCGGCAACCAGAAATGCTCTCGTTAAATATGTTAGCACTTCGTGCGGAAGCCGTATAtcgtacaaaattatatataaatttgtctttattttatatacatctaACTTCTTCTACTATGACTCGATGATTACGAACACGCGTCTATAGAAAGGATCTTGGTACAAGTTTAAAACGGTCCAAGAAATATAATCGTACATATTTTGTACTCATAAACGATTGAACATCGgactgctactactactactactactactactactgttACGCGAAGAACGTATGTAGAGAGCAGAAAAAACAAAATGAGACAAACTAAACTACCGTGAAACTACTAAAACTGAACCTATCTTGATACTTCGGCAGAGAAATGAAATTTATCGTTGATCAACTGGAAAATAATAAAACACAAAGTAACTAGGTCGAAAAAAAGTTTGCGGATCACAACGTTACAACGAATTATGATTTACCTGCAAGCGAGACGAGCCTACTCAGATGATGATTAGCATGCTCTACTTTATTAAGCAAGATGTTATAACAGGCGCCAGTGAATAGAGTCGCATCTTTCGTTTGCGCCGCGTCCAGGATACTTTTAATATGATCATAATCGCCGTATTTCAGTCCCTCCTGGAGACTGTGAACGTCCAAATAAAATTTCCAAAATCTCTCTCGACCGTGTCTCGAATACGGTTCCGTAACATTATCTGGGAGAGTGGATGCGATCAttagacatatatatatatatatatatatattcgacgGACAACACAGCGTTAGAGAAAAAATAAGAGTTCTCTTCTCCCGTTCGAATTAATTTTTTCAACACGATCCAGTCCATATTTATGAAGCAAAACTAAGTGTTAAGGTTATATTTACCTATGGGGTGCAATACAGCCGAAGATTTTTGTTCCAGCGAGTTATTGTTATCGTGAAAAAGAACATCGTGCCACACTAGTGTCGACGGTGTATGATTTTCCTTTGGAAACTTTACAATTTTCGGCTCGTACGTATCATCCGGTGAAGAAATATCTCCAATTAACGATGCGTTAGTTGCCTCGGTTTCTTCCACTTCGGTGTCATGTAGATGCATAAATATTCTATTAAACTCCAATAACAATTGTGGTTTGATTTTTCCCAGGGACTCCGAATCTAGTTTGCTCAAGGCATTTTCGTATACGTCCTGTATATGTTTCGTGGTCAGTATACTCTCGGCCATGATAACTTCGGCAACATTTTCTGTCAGTTTCTCCACTCGTCCTAGCAATGGTTTCAACGTCAACCAGATCTGGCCAGGTGTTATAAAATTAGACATTATTTGCGATACAGAATTGACAAATTCTACGTCATTGGCATCCACTATCGCTGCCAAATTGTCGACGATTACTTTCAGAGAGATACCCAACGATATCAATTTTTTAAGGAAATCATAGGCCATTGAGATCGTTACGATATTCTTGTCGCATAATTTTTTCAATACTTTTATCAGGTATAAAACGTTCGCATCGAGAGTGATACACGTTCcgaaaaaattttgtaaaaatttattGCACCGGTTCAGTATCAATTCGTCTATCATCGTGAAATAAAACTTTTCATCCCCGTTATACCAATTTGTCATAATATTTTGAAACTGTATATTAAAGAATGCACAGATTATTATACATACAATATTTTCACGATAGAGTTACAATTGGtggcaaaaattctacatacaTCATGTTCAAAACGACAATTTTGTTTCAAACATTTGCCGTGCATCAACGTCTTGTAACAATAACCCCGAAAGAATTTAAAAACTGCATTCCAATTTTGCTGTTGCGTTACGTTCTGGTCCATCTGCATCTGTCGGTTTACTACGTTCGTCGAATTAATATCTTCGTCGTCTTTGCTGGCTGTTCGGGACGGTTCCTTTTCTTGCGGAATATTAGTCTTGCTGTTACTTGCGTAAACATTATATGCTTCATTAAACTCAAGAGCATTCTTCTTATAATAAATGTCGATCGCATTGTCGCTCATAACGTACTGGTTCTCGGTAGCGAGCGAAATTCCTTTCAATCTCCGCGAATGAAGGGGTTCTCCAATATCGCATCTGCAAGCAACGATGAATTATGCTTCGAGAGGATGTTCCAATTATAATCTTGACTCTGTGCAAAAGAAATTATCGATACTTACTCTTCGATAATCATCGAATCCGCATACAACGAAATGTAATCGTCATCGTCGCAATATAAGTTGCTTGTATTAAAATTAGCATTCTCTGAAATTAAAGAAGTATCTTGTATAACAGGATTACAAGTTTCTATTGCTAAGTCCTGCGATTGTTCTGCGTCCGTTCTCGCATCGCATTCTACTCGAGTGCTGTATCCGAAAGTCTCTACCAAATTCTGCTTTCCTCTGTTAAAAACGTCTTGACCTTCGGTTAAATTCGCTTCTGCCGCAGCACTTATTTTGGCAGCCTCTCTAGGTATCAATTCAGGAACTTCTTTGTTATTATTTAAATCCACATCTTTATTAGTTGTTTCAACTTCCTCGCTTGTGTCATTGGTCTTCTCTACAGTTCCGAAAATCTTATACCAAGTGGACCTATTTAATTTTACTTTTTTCCTACTTCCATCAATATTGTTATCCTTACCGTACAAACGCTTTTGCTTCGTCCAACTATTCCCATATCGATGATGCAATGCATCGCATTGAGCATCATCAATTTTATCTGGTTCCTCTTTTGTGATTATAGTGTGCTTAGTATCTGGTACAGTATGTTTCTCAGTATTCTGTTCATTCAAACTATTGTTATAAGATGTTGTAAGCCATTCCTCTAAGATCGCTGTATCTAGATTTTCAGAAGATTGGATAATATCAGTATCAAGTAATGCTTCACCTTTTGCTATTGGATCATTTTGAATGTTCGCTGCAGTATGCTCCATGGTATGATTCCTCAACTTTTTTTTATGGGTCGTACGGAATCTCGTTTTCAAAGATGTGTCTAAAGATTCTGAAGACAGGGCAGTGACAATGGTTCTAGCGGCATTTCTATTATGCAAAGGTGATATTTCACCTTTTGATTTTTTACTTCCATAGCTATCTATTGCGGTATGTTCTACCGTATGCTCTACTGCAGTATGTTCTACCGTATGCTCTACCGCAGTATGTTCTACGGCGTGCTCTACCGTAGAGTCTACAGTATGCTTTGTCAAGAAGTTGTTATTCGATGTAAGGAGTTTTTCCTGCAAGAGCATCGTGTCTGAATATTCTTTGTCTTCATTGTTGTTAGTTAATGCACTACACGCAGAGacatttttttgttttcttctctttttgttTTGTGTACAAGGCATTCTTATGTTTTCCATTAGAATCAAATTATTCTCTTGCGTTTGACCTGAATTATTACGTAGATTTATCATTCGAATTGTTATCATATAATATAGACTTATCCAAATAAGTTTTTAAACTTTTTCAATTTCTTAATGCTTTAGTCTTGGCGTGAACATCATGCTTCGGATGTACCACCATTCGAGCAATTAAAAAAGTGAAACGAGTTAAAAAATTGATGCGTCATCGATAGACTATGGACCTTCAAATTAGAGAATGTAAAAAGTTCTTTGTTCGTTGTAATCAAGATTATATTATTCTGTTAATTTTGATGAATCGAGATTGCGTGTGCTATACATACACGAACATCCATAATCTTATCGTAAGCAAAGAACTATAAATAACACTAATTAACTTCAATTAACAATACTTACCTTTTTCTATTTTGTTCACGACCAATGTAGAAACACTTCGCTGAATAGACCTTTTACTTCTTAATGAAGTATTCGATCGTTTCAATGTTTTCGAAAGATTATTAGATATTTTTGTATCCGAAGGAACCACACTTAAACTGCAGTTATTATTTCTTACTGTAATTTTCTTTTTAGCTTTTTTAGAAGACTCGAtgcggtcatcgtttgaatcgtctATTAAATTACATTTTTTGGTTTTTCTACTATCCTTTTTAGAGGACTTAGTACGGGCAGCTCTTGAATTATGTATTAAATCATTACATGTGGTTTCTTCAACACGTGGcgattgatacgaaacacgatTTGTCGGGCAAATTAATTTGCTTGTGTCGTGTCTATCGTCTATAGAACTTTCTGACAAATCTTGCGAAGTACCTTTGTAAAAAATGTTCcttaaaaataaacatttttgtagCAGAACAATGGGTTGCTTAGGGCCCAATATGTTCCTATACTTCTGTTCCAATGTTTGGTTTCTATTACGCACACTTTTCTGACCTTTTGAATTAGACGTTTTCACACGAATATAATTCTCTTTCTGAGCACACACTTTCGTCCTTGATTTCCCCATTTTATGTTATTTCCCCTAAGCTACGAACAAAGCATACAATGTCTTTGCTAATTTGCATCTA from Megalopta genalis isolate 19385.01 chromosome 3, iyMegGena1_principal, whole genome shotgun sequence harbors:
- the LOC117222187 gene encoding uncharacterized protein LOC117222187 isoform X2, whose translation is MGKSRTKVCAQKENYIRVKTSNSKGQKSVRNRNQTLEQKYRNILGPKQPIVLLQKCLFLRNIFYKGTSQDLSESSIDDRHDTSKLICPTNRVSYQSPRVEETTCNDLIHNSRAARTKSSKKDSRKTKKCNLIDDSNDDRIESSKKAKKKITVRNNNCSLSVVPSDTKISNNLSKTLKRSNTSLRSKRSIQRSVSTLVVNKIEKGQTQENNLILMENIRMPCTQNKKRRKQKNVSACSALTNNNEDKEYSDTMLLQEKLLTSNNNFLTKHTVDSTVEHAVEHTAVEHTVEHTAVEHTVEHTAIDSYGSKKSKGEISPLHNRNAARTIVTALSSESLDTSLKTRFRTTHKKKLRNHTMEHTAANIQNDPIAKGEALLDTDIIQSSENLDTAILEEWLTTSYNNSLNEQNTEKHTVPDTKHTIITKEEPDKIDDAQCDALHHRYGNSWTKQKRLYEKTNDTSEEVETTNKDVDLNNNKEVPELIPREAAKISAAAEANLTEGQDVFNRGKQNLVETFGYSTRVECDARTDAEQSQDLAIETCNPVIQDTSLISENANFNTSNLYCDDDDYISLYADSMIIEECDIGEPLHSRRLKGISLATENQYVMSDNAIDIYYKKNALEFNEAYNVYASNSKTNIPQEKEPSRTASKDDEDINSTNVVNRQMQMDQNVTQQQNWNAVFKFFRGYCYKTLMHGKCLKQNCRFEHDFQNIMTNWYNGDEKFYFTMIDELILNRCNKFLQNFFGTCITLDANVLYLIKVLKKLCDKNIVTISMAYDFLKKLISLGISLKVIVDNLAAIVDANDVEFVNSVSQIMSNFITPGQIWLTLKPLLGRVEKLTENVAEVIMAESILTTKHIQDVYENALSKLDSESLGKIKPQLLLEFNRIFMHLHDTEVEETEATNASLIGDISSPDDTYEPKIVKFPKENHTPSTLVWHDVLFHDNNNSLEQKSSAVLHPIDNVTEPYSRHGRERFWKFYLDVHSLQEGLKYGDYDHIKSILDAAQTKDATLFTGACYNILLNKVEHANHHLSRLVSLAVQTGATATFCKILIDVTICILTVLAERELWVLALELLKSIKIVIQHKSSLLNFNAAVTMLFGEIYLANRKPMKAFILLKQSNIIHTCRNMWKVSNNERDEDIRTQIVTLLLDSFCDTSPEHAFNLFEFLISDQSSNFYPIDLMSRANRLVSVLLLKNDHNSIVSVAKLIDDYSCALKPITYRALISTLVGIDSKLAKQLYHVATNLGVYSKMLIHPVMGIIVKSDWTREEMYLAVSTMMEQLAANVGHAISGITPKQVSLHLIFEATSLGTDEQRDNKLQKSITLMKTVLETEFDPPLSMIRRSKGKFHKINGTSVCNHLRSFMQSV
- the LOC117222187 gene encoding uncharacterized protein LOC117222187 isoform X1, producing the protein MGKSRTKVCAQKENYIRVKTSNSKGQKSVRNRNQTLEQKYRNILGPKQPIVLLQKCLFLRNIFYKGTSQDLSESSIDDRHDTSKLICPTNRVSYQSPRVEETTCNDLIHNSRAARTKSSKKDSRKTKKCNLIDDSNDDRIESSKKAKKKITVRNNNCSLSVVPSDTKISNNLSKTLKRSNTSLRSKRSIQRSVSTLVVNKIEKGQTQENNLILMENIRMPCTQNKKRRKQKNVSACSALTNNNEDKEYSDTMLLQEKLLTSNNNFLTKHTVDSTVEHAVEHTAVEHTVEHTAVEHTVEHTAIDSYGSKKSKGEISPLHNRNAARTIVTALSSESLDTSLKTRFRTTHKKKLRNHTMEHTAANIQNDPIAKGEALLDTDIIQSSENLDTAILEEWLTTSYNNSLNEQNTEKHTVPDTKHTIITKEEPDKIDDAQCDALHHRYGNSWTKQKRLYGKDNNIDGSRKKVKLNRSTWYKIFGTVEKTNDTSEEVETTNKDVDLNNNKEVPELIPREAAKISAAAEANLTEGQDVFNRGKQNLVETFGYSTRVECDARTDAEQSQDLAIETCNPVIQDTSLISENANFNTSNLYCDDDDYISLYADSMIIEECDIGEPLHSRRLKGISLATENQYVMSDNAIDIYYKKNALEFNEAYNVYASNSKTNIPQEKEPSRTASKDDEDINSTNVVNRQMQMDQNVTQQQNWNAVFKFFRGYCYKTLMHGKCLKQNCRFEHDFQNIMTNWYNGDEKFYFTMIDELILNRCNKFLQNFFGTCITLDANVLYLIKVLKKLCDKNIVTISMAYDFLKKLISLGISLKVIVDNLAAIVDANDVEFVNSVSQIMSNFITPGQIWLTLKPLLGRVEKLTENVAEVIMAESILTTKHIQDVYENALSKLDSESLGKIKPQLLLEFNRIFMHLHDTEVEETEATNASLIGDISSPDDTYEPKIVKFPKENHTPSTLVWHDVLFHDNNNSLEQKSSAVLHPIDNVTEPYSRHGRERFWKFYLDVHSLQEGLKYGDYDHIKSILDAAQTKDATLFTGACYNILLNKVEHANHHLSRLVSLAVQTGATATFCKILIDVTICILTVLAERELWVLALELLKSIKIVIQHKSSLLNFNAAVTMLFGEIYLANRKPMKAFILLKQSNIIHTCRNMWKVSNNERDEDIRTQIVTLLLDSFCDTSPEHAFNLFEFLISDQSSNFYPIDLMSRANRLVSVLLLKNDHNSIVSVAKLIDDYSCALKPITYRALISTLVGIDSKLAKQLYHVATNLGVYSKMLIHPVMGIIVKSDWTREEMYLAVSTMMEQLAANVGHAISGITPKQVSLHLIFEATSLGTDEQRDNKLQKSITLMKTVLETEFDPPLSMIRRSKGKFHKINGTSVCNHLRSFMQSV
- the LOC117222187 gene encoding uncharacterized protein LOC117222187 isoform X3, coding for MGKSRTKVCAQKENYIRVKTSNSKGQKSVRNRNQTLEQKYRNILGPKQPIVLLQKCLFLRNIFYKGTSQDLSESSIDDRHDTSKLICPTNRVSYQSPRVEETTCNDLIHNSRAARTKSSKKDSRKTKKCNLIDDSNDDRIESSKKAKKKITVRNNNCSLSVVPSDTKISNNLSKTLKRSNTSLRSKRSIQRSVSTLVVNKIEKGQTQENNLILMENIRMPCTQNKKRRKQKNVSACSALTNNNEDKEYSDTMLLQEKLLTSNNNFLTKHTVDSTVEHAVEHTAVEHTVEHTAVEHTVEHTAIDSYGSKKSKGEISPLHNRNAARTIVTALSSESLDTSLKTRFRTTHKKKLRNHTMEHTAANIQNDPIAKGEALLDTDIIQSSENLDTAILEEWLTTSYNNSLNEQNTEKHTVPDTKHTIITKEEPDKIDDAQCDALHHRYGNSWTKQKRLYGKDNNIDGSRKKVKLNRSTWYKIFGTVEKTNDTSEEVETTNKDVDLNNNKEVPELIPREAAKISAAAEANLTEGQDVFNRGKQNLVETFGYSTRVECDARTDAEQSQDLAIETCNPVIQDTSLISENANFNTSNLYCDDDDYISLYADSMIIEECDIGEPLHSRRLKGISLATENQYVMSDNAIDIYYKKNALEFNEAYNVYASNSKTNIPQEKEPSRTASKDDEDINSTNVVNRQMQMDQNVTQQQNWNAVFKFFRGYCYKTLMHGKCLKQNCRFEHDFQNIMTNWYNGDEKFYFTMIDELILNRCNKFLQNFFGTCITLDANVLYLIKVLKKLCDKNIVTISMAYDFLKKLISLGISLKVIVDNLAAIVDANDVEFVNSVSQIMSNFITPGQIWLTLKPLLGRVEKLTENVAEVIMAESILTTKHIQDVYENALSKLDSESLGKIKPQLLLEFNRIFMHLHDTEVEETEATNASLIGDISSPDDTYEPKIVKFPKENHTPSTLVWHDVLFHDNNNSLEQKSSAVLHPIDNVTEPYSRHGRERFWKFYLDVHSLQEGLKYGDYDHIKSILDAAQTKDATLFTGACYNILLNKVEHANHHLSRLVSLAESNIIHTCRNMWKVSNNERDEDIRTQIVTLLLDSFCDTSPEHAFNLFEFLISDQSSNFYPIDLMSRANRLVSVLLLKNDHNSIVSVAKLIDDYSCALKPITYRALISTLVGIDSKLAKQLYHVATNLGVYSKMLIHPVMGIIVKSDWTREEMYLAVSTMMEQLAANVGHAISGITPKQVSLHLIFEATSLGTDEQRDNKLQKSITLMKTVLETEFDPPLSMIRRSKGKFHKINGTSVCNHLRSFMQSV